From Rhineura floridana isolate rRhiFlo1 chromosome 5, rRhiFlo1.hap2, whole genome shotgun sequence, a single genomic window includes:
- the MTMR2 gene encoding myotubularin-related protein 2 isoform X3, translating into MVGSFCSSVQVLRESNKLAEMEEPPLLPGETIKDMAKDVTHICPFTGAIRGTLTVTNYRLYFKSMERDPPFVLDGPLGMINRVEKIGGASSRGENSYGLEIVCKDVRNLRFAHRPEGRTRRSIFENLMKYAFPVSNHLSLFAFEYKEVFPENGWKVYDPVLEYKRQGIPNESWRVTKVNEQYELCDTYPALLVVPANIPDEELKRVAAFRSRGRISVLSWIHPESQATITRCSQPMVGVSGKRSREDEKCLQSIMDSNAQSHKIFIFDARPSVNAVANKAKGGGYESEDAYQNAELIFLDIHNIHVMRESLRKLKEIVYPNIEETHWLSNLESTHWLEHIKLILAGALRIADKVESGKTSVVVHCSDGWDRTAQLTSLAMLMLDGHFRTIRGFEVLLEKEWLSFGHRFQLRVGHGDKNHADADRSPVFLQFVDCVWQMTRQFPTAFEFNECFLITVLDHLYSCLFGTFLCNSEQQRVKEGLPQKTVSLWSYINSQLEDFTNPLYASYTNHVLYPVASMRHLELWVGYYIRWNPRMKPQEPVHNRYKELLAKRAELQKKVEELQREITNRSTSSSERGSSPAQCATPVQTVV; encoded by the exons ATGGTTGGTTCCTTTTGTTCATCTGTACAG GTTCTCAGGGAATCTAATAAATTGGCTGAAATGGAGGAGCCCCCCTTGCTACCAGGAGAAACCATTAAGGACATGG CAAAAGATGTTACTCATATCTGTCCATTCACTGGCGCCATTAGAGGAACTCTGACAGTTACTAATTACAGACTATATTTTAAAAGCATGGAAAGG GACCCTCCGTTTGTTCTTGATGGCCCTCTAGGAATGATCAACAGAGTAGAGAAAATTGGAGGAGCTTCTAGCCGTGGTGAAAATTCGTATGGCCTCGAGATTGTGTGTAAG GATGTCCGGAACCTACGGTTTGCACATAGGCCTGAGGGTCGCACAAGGAGGTCCATATTTGAAAACTTGATGAAATATGCTTTTCCGGTGTCGAATCATTTG TCTCTTTTTGCATTTGAATACAAAGAGGTTTTCCCAGAAAATGGCTGGAAGGTTTACGATCCTGTTTTGGAGTATAAGAGGCAG GGAATTCCTAACGAAAGTTGGAGAGTGACCAAGGTTAATGAGCAATATGAGCTTTGCGAtacctatcctgcccttctggtaGTGCCTGCCAATATTCCCGACGAGGAGTTAAAGCGAGTGGCTGCCTTCCGATCAAGGGGACGCATATCT GTCTTGTCATGGATTCACCCGGAAAGCCAAGCCACGATCACTCGCTGCAGCCAACCGATGGTTGGAGTGAGCGGCAAACGGAGCAGAGAAGATGAGAAGTGCCTGCAGTCCATCATGGACTCCAACGCCCAGTCCCACAAGATATTTATCTTTGATGCCCGGCCAAGTGTGAATGCTGTAGCCAATAAG GCTAAAGGAGGTGGTTATGAAAGTGAGGATGCCTATCAGAATGCAGAGTTGATCTTTCTGGACATCCATAATATCCATGTTATGAGAGAGTCATTAAGGAAACTAAAGGAGATTGTCTATCCCAACATAGAAGAGACTCACTGGCTGTCTAATTTGGAATCCACTCATTGGCTAGAACATATCAAG CTGATCCTTGCCGGCGCGCTTCGGATTGCCGACAAGGTGGAATCAGGGAAGACCTCGGTGGTTGTGCATTGCAGCGATGGCTGGGACCGAACCGCCCAGCTCACCTCTCTCGCCATGCTCATGCTGGATGGCCATTTCCGAACAATACGGGGCTTTGAAGTGCTGTTGGAGAAGGAATGGCTGAGTTTTGGGCATAGATTCCAGCTG AGAGTAGGCCACGGAGATAAGAATCACGCGGATGCTGACCGATCGCCTGTTTTCCTCCAATTCGTTGACTGTGTCTGGCAGATGACAAGACAG TTTCCCACAGCGTTTGAATTCAACGAGTGCTTCCTGATCACTGTTCTGGACCACCTCTACAGCTGCTTGTTTGGGACTTTCCTATGTAACAGCGAGCAACAGAGGGTGAAAGAG GGACTCCCCCAAAAAACAGTATCGCTGTGGTCCTATATAAACAGCCAGCTTGAAGACTTCACCAATCCTCTGTATGCCAGCTATACCAACCACGTTTTGTATCCCGTGGCGAGCATGCGCCACCTAGAGCTTTGGGTAGGCTACTACATCCGGTGGAATCCACGGATGAAACCACAG GAGCCAGTGCACAACCGTTACAAGGAACTCCTGGCAAAACGGGCAGAGCTTCAGAAGAAGGTGGAAGAACTTCAGCGGGAGATCACCAACCGCTCCACTTCATCCTCTGAGAGAGGCAGCTCGCCTGCTCAGTGTGCCACCCCAGTCCAGACTGTGGTGTAA
- the MTMR2 gene encoding myotubularin-related protein 2 isoform X1 gives MEKSSSCETLASTQASAATRQPSPGSLSSASTSHSDHSARTKSASVVSSDSVSTSTENFSPDLRVLRESNKLAEMEEPPLLPGETIKDMAKDVTHICPFTGAIRGTLTVTNYRLYFKSMERDPPFVLDGPLGMINRVEKIGGASSRGENSYGLEIVCKDVRNLRFAHRPEGRTRRSIFENLMKYAFPVSNHLSLFAFEYKEVFPENGWKVYDPVLEYKRQGIPNESWRVTKVNEQYELCDTYPALLVVPANIPDEELKRVAAFRSRGRISVLSWIHPESQATITRCSQPMVGVSGKRSREDEKCLQSIMDSNAQSHKIFIFDARPSVNAVANKAKGGGYESEDAYQNAELIFLDIHNIHVMRESLRKLKEIVYPNIEETHWLSNLESTHWLEHIKLILAGALRIADKVESGKTSVVVHCSDGWDRTAQLTSLAMLMLDGHFRTIRGFEVLLEKEWLSFGHRFQLRVGHGDKNHADADRSPVFLQFVDCVWQMTRQFPTAFEFNECFLITVLDHLYSCLFGTFLCNSEQQRVKEGLPQKTVSLWSYINSQLEDFTNPLYASYTNHVLYPVASMRHLELWVGYYIRWNPRMKPQEPVHNRYKELLAKRAELQKKVEELQREITNRSTSSSERGSSPAQCATPVQTVV, from the exons GTTCTCAGGGAATCTAATAAATTGGCTGAAATGGAGGAGCCCCCCTTGCTACCAGGAGAAACCATTAAGGACATGG CAAAAGATGTTACTCATATCTGTCCATTCACTGGCGCCATTAGAGGAACTCTGACAGTTACTAATTACAGACTATATTTTAAAAGCATGGAAAGG GACCCTCCGTTTGTTCTTGATGGCCCTCTAGGAATGATCAACAGAGTAGAGAAAATTGGAGGAGCTTCTAGCCGTGGTGAAAATTCGTATGGCCTCGAGATTGTGTGTAAG GATGTCCGGAACCTACGGTTTGCACATAGGCCTGAGGGTCGCACAAGGAGGTCCATATTTGAAAACTTGATGAAATATGCTTTTCCGGTGTCGAATCATTTG TCTCTTTTTGCATTTGAATACAAAGAGGTTTTCCCAGAAAATGGCTGGAAGGTTTACGATCCTGTTTTGGAGTATAAGAGGCAG GGAATTCCTAACGAAAGTTGGAGAGTGACCAAGGTTAATGAGCAATATGAGCTTTGCGAtacctatcctgcccttctggtaGTGCCTGCCAATATTCCCGACGAGGAGTTAAAGCGAGTGGCTGCCTTCCGATCAAGGGGACGCATATCT GTCTTGTCATGGATTCACCCGGAAAGCCAAGCCACGATCACTCGCTGCAGCCAACCGATGGTTGGAGTGAGCGGCAAACGGAGCAGAGAAGATGAGAAGTGCCTGCAGTCCATCATGGACTCCAACGCCCAGTCCCACAAGATATTTATCTTTGATGCCCGGCCAAGTGTGAATGCTGTAGCCAATAAG GCTAAAGGAGGTGGTTATGAAAGTGAGGATGCCTATCAGAATGCAGAGTTGATCTTTCTGGACATCCATAATATCCATGTTATGAGAGAGTCATTAAGGAAACTAAAGGAGATTGTCTATCCCAACATAGAAGAGACTCACTGGCTGTCTAATTTGGAATCCACTCATTGGCTAGAACATATCAAG CTGATCCTTGCCGGCGCGCTTCGGATTGCCGACAAGGTGGAATCAGGGAAGACCTCGGTGGTTGTGCATTGCAGCGATGGCTGGGACCGAACCGCCCAGCTCACCTCTCTCGCCATGCTCATGCTGGATGGCCATTTCCGAACAATACGGGGCTTTGAAGTGCTGTTGGAGAAGGAATGGCTGAGTTTTGGGCATAGATTCCAGCTG AGAGTAGGCCACGGAGATAAGAATCACGCGGATGCTGACCGATCGCCTGTTTTCCTCCAATTCGTTGACTGTGTCTGGCAGATGACAAGACAG TTTCCCACAGCGTTTGAATTCAACGAGTGCTTCCTGATCACTGTTCTGGACCACCTCTACAGCTGCTTGTTTGGGACTTTCCTATGTAACAGCGAGCAACAGAGGGTGAAAGAG GGACTCCCCCAAAAAACAGTATCGCTGTGGTCCTATATAAACAGCCAGCTTGAAGACTTCACCAATCCTCTGTATGCCAGCTATACCAACCACGTTTTGTATCCCGTGGCGAGCATGCGCCACCTAGAGCTTTGGGTAGGCTACTACATCCGGTGGAATCCACGGATGAAACCACAG GAGCCAGTGCACAACCGTTACAAGGAACTCCTGGCAAAACGGGCAGAGCTTCAGAAGAAGGTGGAAGAACTTCAGCGGGAGATCACCAACCGCTCCACTTCATCCTCTGAGAGAGGCAGCTCGCCTGCTCAGTGTGCCACCCCAGTCCAGACTGTGGTGTAA
- the MTMR2 gene encoding myotubularin-related protein 2 isoform X2 yields MACIRYTQVPRAGASTSHSDHSARTKSASVVSSDSVSTSTENFSPDLRVLRESNKLAEMEEPPLLPGETIKDMAKDVTHICPFTGAIRGTLTVTNYRLYFKSMERDPPFVLDGPLGMINRVEKIGGASSRGENSYGLEIVCKDVRNLRFAHRPEGRTRRSIFENLMKYAFPVSNHLSLFAFEYKEVFPENGWKVYDPVLEYKRQGIPNESWRVTKVNEQYELCDTYPALLVVPANIPDEELKRVAAFRSRGRISVLSWIHPESQATITRCSQPMVGVSGKRSREDEKCLQSIMDSNAQSHKIFIFDARPSVNAVANKAKGGGYESEDAYQNAELIFLDIHNIHVMRESLRKLKEIVYPNIEETHWLSNLESTHWLEHIKLILAGALRIADKVESGKTSVVVHCSDGWDRTAQLTSLAMLMLDGHFRTIRGFEVLLEKEWLSFGHRFQLRVGHGDKNHADADRSPVFLQFVDCVWQMTRQFPTAFEFNECFLITVLDHLYSCLFGTFLCNSEQQRVKEGLPQKTVSLWSYINSQLEDFTNPLYASYTNHVLYPVASMRHLELWVGYYIRWNPRMKPQEPVHNRYKELLAKRAELQKKVEELQREITNRSTSSSERGSSPAQCATPVQTVV; encoded by the exons GTTCTCAGGGAATCTAATAAATTGGCTGAAATGGAGGAGCCCCCCTTGCTACCAGGAGAAACCATTAAGGACATGG CAAAAGATGTTACTCATATCTGTCCATTCACTGGCGCCATTAGAGGAACTCTGACAGTTACTAATTACAGACTATATTTTAAAAGCATGGAAAGG GACCCTCCGTTTGTTCTTGATGGCCCTCTAGGAATGATCAACAGAGTAGAGAAAATTGGAGGAGCTTCTAGCCGTGGTGAAAATTCGTATGGCCTCGAGATTGTGTGTAAG GATGTCCGGAACCTACGGTTTGCACATAGGCCTGAGGGTCGCACAAGGAGGTCCATATTTGAAAACTTGATGAAATATGCTTTTCCGGTGTCGAATCATTTG TCTCTTTTTGCATTTGAATACAAAGAGGTTTTCCCAGAAAATGGCTGGAAGGTTTACGATCCTGTTTTGGAGTATAAGAGGCAG GGAATTCCTAACGAAAGTTGGAGAGTGACCAAGGTTAATGAGCAATATGAGCTTTGCGAtacctatcctgcccttctggtaGTGCCTGCCAATATTCCCGACGAGGAGTTAAAGCGAGTGGCTGCCTTCCGATCAAGGGGACGCATATCT GTCTTGTCATGGATTCACCCGGAAAGCCAAGCCACGATCACTCGCTGCAGCCAACCGATGGTTGGAGTGAGCGGCAAACGGAGCAGAGAAGATGAGAAGTGCCTGCAGTCCATCATGGACTCCAACGCCCAGTCCCACAAGATATTTATCTTTGATGCCCGGCCAAGTGTGAATGCTGTAGCCAATAAG GCTAAAGGAGGTGGTTATGAAAGTGAGGATGCCTATCAGAATGCAGAGTTGATCTTTCTGGACATCCATAATATCCATGTTATGAGAGAGTCATTAAGGAAACTAAAGGAGATTGTCTATCCCAACATAGAAGAGACTCACTGGCTGTCTAATTTGGAATCCACTCATTGGCTAGAACATATCAAG CTGATCCTTGCCGGCGCGCTTCGGATTGCCGACAAGGTGGAATCAGGGAAGACCTCGGTGGTTGTGCATTGCAGCGATGGCTGGGACCGAACCGCCCAGCTCACCTCTCTCGCCATGCTCATGCTGGATGGCCATTTCCGAACAATACGGGGCTTTGAAGTGCTGTTGGAGAAGGAATGGCTGAGTTTTGGGCATAGATTCCAGCTG AGAGTAGGCCACGGAGATAAGAATCACGCGGATGCTGACCGATCGCCTGTTTTCCTCCAATTCGTTGACTGTGTCTGGCAGATGACAAGACAG TTTCCCACAGCGTTTGAATTCAACGAGTGCTTCCTGATCACTGTTCTGGACCACCTCTACAGCTGCTTGTTTGGGACTTTCCTATGTAACAGCGAGCAACAGAGGGTGAAAGAG GGACTCCCCCAAAAAACAGTATCGCTGTGGTCCTATATAAACAGCCAGCTTGAAGACTTCACCAATCCTCTGTATGCCAGCTATACCAACCACGTTTTGTATCCCGTGGCGAGCATGCGCCACCTAGAGCTTTGGGTAGGCTACTACATCCGGTGGAATCCACGGATGAAACCACAG GAGCCAGTGCACAACCGTTACAAGGAACTCCTGGCAAAACGGGCAGAGCTTCAGAAGAAGGTGGAAGAACTTCAGCGGGAGATCACCAACCGCTCCACTTCATCCTCTGAGAGAGGCAGCTCGCCTGCTCAGTGTGCCACCCCAGTCCAGACTGTGGTGTAA